The Vicia villosa cultivar HV-30 ecotype Madison, WI linkage group LG1, Vvil1.0, whole genome shotgun sequence genome includes a region encoding these proteins:
- the LOC131595673 gene encoding uncharacterized protein LOC131595673, giving the protein MASSIGATRSCQFRSQCRCGLEAPLMTSWTDSNPGRRFFWVWDVQGNVMVQGHKRCSHFVWYDDELSSRAKEIIYSLQKKLEHERARLDEANTKVAEVKMKLNAMNLLMKFSVSMTLVMAVGLVMLNVMK; this is encoded by the exons ATGGCGAGTAGTATCGGGGCTACACGTTCATGTCAGTTTCGAAGCCAGTGCAGGTGTGGGCTTGAAGCTCCATTGATGACCTCATGGACTGATTCGAACCCAGGCAGACGTTTTTTTTGGGTGTGGGATGTACAAGGCAACGTTATG GTACAGGGCCATAAAAGGTGTAGCCACTTTGTTTGGTATGACGATGAACTCTCATCAAGGGCCAAGGAAATTATTTACTCCCTGCAGAAAAAATTGGAGCATGAAAGGGCTAGATTGGATGAAGCTAATACTAAAGTAGCAGAAGTGAAGATGAAGTTGAATGCAATGAACTTATTGATGAAATTCTCAGTTTCAATGACATTAGTTATGGCAGTAGGACTTGTGATGCTAAATGTAATGAAGTAG
- the LOC131595669 gene encoding uncharacterized protein LOC131595669: MVVNCEEGCNYHLRFSKRAGNQFWQITSLYEEHACARTAYNRQSKTGWLAKQFVHILRHTPNMKPAGLIAISIERWGVKLSTDQAYRAKRKAVELLQGAGRDQFTHLRSYAQELLNSNPNSNVILKCSDSSNGPVFERVYVCLNGCKVAFAKFCRPLIGLDTCFLKGDYGGQLMAAVGSDGNNQIFSIAYVVVEAETKDSWEWFINLLLEDLQSVNKLSYAFISDQQKGLVPAGQGISEHVEQRLCVKHLYGNWKKKFSGLVLKEVFWSAARATTIPEWERAMIRLKALNEEAWKYIKEIPAKF; the protein is encoded by the exons ATGGTGGTCAATTGTGAAGAAGGATGCAATTATCATTTGAGGTTTAGTAAGAGGGCTGGAAATCAGTTTTGGCAAATCACCTCCTTGTATGAAGAACATGCTTGTGCTAGGACTGCTTATAATAGGCAATCAAAGACTGGATGGCTGGCAAAGCAGTTTGTCCACATTCTTAGACATACTCCTAATATGAAACCAGCTGGGTTGATAGCTATATCAATTGAAAGATGGGGTGTGAAGCTGTCAACAGACCAGGCATATAGAGCTAAGAGAAAAGCTGTGGAATTGTTACAAGGTGCTGGGAGGGATCAGTTCACACATCTAAGGAGCTATGCACAAGAACTCTTGAATTCTAACCCCAACAGCAATGTTATTTTAAAGTGTAGTGATTCAAGTAATGGGCCTGTATTTGAAAGAGTATATGTCTGTTTGAATGGATGTAAAGTTGCTTTTGCAAAATTCTGTAGACCTTTAATAGGTCTGGATACATGCTTTTTGAAAGGTGACTATGGTGGACAATTGATGGCAGCAGTTGGGAGTGATGGGAATAACCAAATATTTTCCATTGCATATGTTGTTGTAGAGGCTGAGACCAAGGATTCTTGGGAATGGTTTATAAATCTTCTCCTTGAAGACTTGCAGTCAGTTAACAAGCTTTCATATGCCTTTATCTCAGATCAACAAAAG GGACTTGTACCAGCTGGTCAAGGAATAAGTGAACATGTTGAGCAGAGGTTGTGTGTAAAGCATTTATATGGAAATTGGAAGAAGAAATTTTCAGGTTTGGTTTTGAAGGAGGTCTTTTGGAGTGCAGCAAGGGCTACTACCATTCCAGAATGGGAGAGAGCAATGATTAGGCTTAAAGCATTGAATGAAGAGGCTTGGAAATATATTAAGGAAATACCTGCAAAATTTTAA
- the LOC131623060 gene encoding protein IQ-DOMAIN 9-like, producing the protein MGSGFWFKAIISLRNRKSRDRRSKKAKGTLAQEKLSALKSNKSPGNESTGIANGNQNENLTSIEATAATRIQTAFRAYKARKALRRLKGFTKLKNLTQGYSIQKQAGTTLTYLHSWSKIQGEIRARRICMVTEERIKRKKQESQLKLEEKLHDFEVEWSGGPETAEETLGRIHQRGEAAVKRERAMAYAFSHQWRANSSQSQVLGSYELGRANWGWSWKERWIAARPWESRVATISPKKTPNKQSFKAQKDKNTSTSKTPVSVTPPSSNTKGTPPKGSTKGRRLSFPTTEKEKTVVEGVK; encoded by the exons ATGGGTTCTGGTTTTTGGTTTAAAGCAATAATTAGTTTAAGGAATAGGAAGTCTAGAGATCGAAGATCAAAGAAAGCAAAG GGTACTTTAGCTCAGGAGAAGCTAAGTGCATTGAAGTCGAACAAGTCTCCGGGAAACGAGTCTACTGGTATAGCaaatggcaaccaaaatgaaaaTCTTACGTCCATTGAAGCCACTGCTGCAACAAGGATTCAGACCGCATTCCGGGCTTATAAG GCTAGGAAAGCTTTACGACGATTGAAAGGTTTCACGAAATTGAAGAATTTAACACAAGGTTACTCTATTCAAAAGCAAGCCGGTACAACTTTAACATACCTTCATTCATGGAGCAAAATACAGGGTGAGATTAGAGCTCGTCGAATCTGTATGGTGACAGAAGAAAGGATCAAGCGGAAGAAACAAGAGTCTCAACTAAAACTCGAAGAAAAGCTTCATGATTTCGAG GTTGAATGGTCCGGCGGCCCTGAAACCGCGGAGGAAACCCTTGGTAGGATACATCAGAGAGGAGAAGCAGCAGTAAAGCGCGAAAGAGCCATGGCCTATGCTTTTTCTCATCAG TGGAGAGCAAACTCTAGTCAGAGCCAAGTACTAGGCAGCTACGAGCTCGGCAGAGCTAACTGGGGTTGGAGCTGGAAAGAACGCTGGATCGCCGCTCGTCCATGGGAAAGCCGCGTCGCTACCATTAGCCCGAAGAAAACTCCAAATAAACagtccttcaaggctcaaaaggatAAAAACACATCAACATCTAAAACTCCGGTTTCGGTAACACCTCCTTCCTCCAATACAAAAGGAACTCCTCCTAAAGGGAGTACCAAAGGTAGAAGATTGTCTTTTCCAACCACAGAGAAAGAGAAAACTGTGGTTGAAGGAGTGAAGTGA